TCAGTTGGTGGCCCTGCTGTCCAAGCCCAATGGAGTCCGCATTTCGGTGATCTCGGACCGACTGGGATGGCAAGCCCATACGGTGCGAGCTGCGATTTCAGGCCTGCGCAAGCGTGGGTATGAGATCGTGACGTCGAAGTCCCAGAAAACAGGCGAAATGGTCTATGCCATTAATGCCGCAGTTGAGGAGATTGAAGCCGAAGCTGCCGAGGCATCGTCATGAACCGGATGGTGAGGACAGGGGAGGTCCAGGATGTCGCTCGCTTTGAAGCGATGTCCCGCGAGGACTGCATCGACGAATGGCGGCGTACGATGGGAGGTCAGTCGCTCAAGTATGTCTCGGTGCAGTTCATGCGCAGTGCATTGGCCTATGAAGCACAGATCAAAGCGTATGGCGGTCATTCAAACGCGGTTCGAAGGGCTCTCAAAACCGCTTTGAAGGCCGAACAAAGATCATCTGAAGCAGGAGGACGGCAAAAGCCGGCTCTCCAATCCTCTCTCAGGCCCGGAACCCATCTGGTCCGGGAGTGGAATGGCAGAACCTACCAAATCGAGGTCTTGGATGATGGCTTCCAGATGGACGGCAAACGATATCGCTCTCTGAGCGCCATTGCGCGGAAGATCACCGGCGCCCACTGGTCCGGGCCACGCTTCTTCGGATTGGGGTAGACAATGAAGAAGATCCGCTGTGCCATTTATACACGGAAATCATCGGAGGAGGGGCTGGACCAGGAGTTCAATTCCCTCCATGCCCAGCGGGAGGCCTGTGCCGCCTATATCGCCAGCCAGAAGCATGAAGGTTGGGTGGCTTTGCCCGAGCATTATGATGATGGCGGCATCTCCGGTGGTACTCTGGAAAGGGCAGGACTCAAGAAACTGCTCCAGCATGTGGATGAAGGGCTGGTCGACCAGATCGTCGTCTACAAGATCGACCGGCTCACGAGATCGCTTGCGGATTTCGCCAAGCTGGTCGACCGGCTGGATGCAGCCGATGCGTCGTTCGTGTCGGTGACGCAATCCTTCAATACCGCGACCAGCATGGGCAGACTAACCCTCAATGTGCTTCTCTCCTTCGCCCAGTTTGAACGCGAAGTCACAGCGGAGCGGATCAGGGACAAGATCGCAGCTTCCAAGAAGAAGGGGCTTTGGATGGGAGGCGCCATCCCGTTGGGCTACGAGCCGGATGGACGAACATTGAAGATTGTACCGGGAGAGGCCGAGACGGTCAGAACGCTCTATGACCTCTACCTTCAGCATCGCTCGATCCTGGCGGTGGTGGATCACGCCAACCGGCTGGGGCTGCGCGGCAAGGTAAAGTTGAGGAAGCAGAAGAAGGCTAACATGTGGCCTGACGAAAACGGAAGCGACGCCACAACGCCTTCAACCGACCCTCATGCTTATAGTGTCCCTTTCGAGCGCGCAGCACTTCACTACCTGCTGACCAACCCGGTATATGCCGGTCGCATCCGGCACAAAGGCATAATCCACGAAGGGCAGCATCCGCCAATCGTCGATC
The DNA window shown above is from Hoeflea phototrophica DFL-43 and carries:
- a CDS encoding DUF3489 domain-containing protein, coding for MNTQNIENEADQNARPGTATANASKRKRGATPAKSGNKGSKSKQDQLVALLSKPNGVRISVISDRLGWQAHTVRAAISGLRKRGYEIVTSKSQKTGEMVYAINAAVEEIEAEAAEASS
- a CDS encoding DUF2924 domain-containing protein, encoding MNRMVRTGEVQDVARFEAMSREDCIDEWRRTMGGQSLKYVSVQFMRSALAYEAQIKAYGGHSNAVRRALKTALKAEQRSSEAGGRQKPALQSSLRPGTHLVREWNGRTYQIEVLDDGFQMDGKRYRSLSAIARKITGAHWSGPRFFGLG